TGCCGGAAACGGCTAAGCCATCAGCCGTCAAGGCATCGGAACAGGGTAAACCATCTGAAGCGGGAAAAGGATTGCCCGCCATCGTGCCGGAGACAAAAACCGCCGAGGCAAAAAAGCCAACCAGCTACCATCAGCGTTCCAACAGCTACGCCACCAACCCGGATTCCGATCCGCCGCGCTATGTGCGCCGCTTGAGCGATATCGGTGTTGAGGCATTTAAAGATGTCACCTGGCTGGAAATCGGTCTGGAATCCCGCATGCGTTACGAGCATCGCCACAACGATATCCGCCGTATTGAAGGTGGAAACGACGATCCTTTTTTCTTGCGCCAACGCGCATGGATAGGGATCAAAGAGATTCTGGATCCATTCCGCTTCGCGGTCGAATTTCAAGATTCCCGGGTTTATAACAACCGGTTTGTACGGACCGATCAGGAAAGAAACGAGTACGACCTGCTCAACGCATACGGCGAACTGTATTTCAAAAAAGCGCTTGGCGCCGATGACCGGGGTAATGATCGACCGATTCGATTCCGCGTAGGCCGGATGGCTTATGAAACAACCGACCGGCGTTTTATCGCGCGTAATGAGTGGCGCAATACCACCAATACATTTGAAGGTTTCCGCTTGAATCTGGGTCGTGAAGCCAATGATTGGGAGCTTGATCTGTTCGGCATGCAGCCGGTGCGGCGTTTGCAAACCAAGTTTGATGAAGCAAATGATAATCTCTGGTTCTTTGGCGGGATCGGCACTTTACGCAAATGGTCTGACATCGCTACTCTCCAGACTTACTACATGGGGCAGAAGCAAACGGGTGATCCGAATGGTTTCACAGCAACCAACCGGCTGGACCGGGAAATTCATATGCCTGGGTTTCGTGTATATGGCAAGGCGAGCGATATTCTCGATTTCGATGTCAGCTATAACCATCAGCTAGGATTCAGCGGCCCCAATCGCGTGGACGCGCATGGATACACCATCGAAGTAGGAAAAACATTTGACCATGCCTGGAAACCACGGATTGGCCTGTTTTACGGTTATGCCAGCGGCGACAAGAATCCCAATGACAATGTCGACAACCGCTTTGACCGCTTCTTTGGATTTGCGCGGCCTTGGTCGGCGGATCACTATGTGATTTATGAGAACTTGAAAGCACCGAAAATTCGCTTTGAATTCAGCCCAACGCAGAAACTAGGATTTGAAGTTGGTTATGGCGCCTATTGGCTGGCCAGCAGCAAGGACCGCATGTTCGATATTCTCGATGGCAACATCAGTAATACCATCAAGGACCCTGGATTCAATCGCGACCGCACCGGGCAGAGCGGCGATTTCGGTGGCCATGCCTTCGAAGGACGCATACGCTACCAAGCCACATCGAGAATCAGCACCATATTGGGTTACACCCATTTTACCGCCGGAGAGTTCGTTAAAAACCGTATCGCAGCGACTTCTTGCGCAACCTTGCACAAGCACCCTTGCACCGATCAACGCTCAGGCAACACGGATTTCTTATATTTTGAAGTGCTTATCAGCCTTTTATAAACCCTTTTAAATCATTAGTGGAGAAAATTCTCATGAACATCAGAACATGCCTCGCAGTAAGCTTCTTGACAGCCGGTTTGATTGCCGGCGGTAACGCATTGGCGGACAAAACCTTGCTCAATGTATCCTACGATCCAACCCGCGAGCTCTATCAAGAATTCAATGCGGCCTTCGCCAAATACTGGCAAGCGAAAAACAACGAAAAAGTCACGGTCCGGCAATCGCATGGCGGCTCTGGCAAGCAAGCGCGTTCCGTCATTGACGGCCTTGAAGCCGATGTAGTGACACTGGCGTTGGCCAACGATATCAACGCTATCTCCGAGAAAGCCAAATTGCTGCCGGAAAATTGGCAATCAAGGCTGGCACTCAACAGCACACCGTACACTTCGACCATCATCTTTCTGGTGCGCAAGGGAAATCCCAAAGGCATCAAGGATTGGGATGATTTGGCCCGCCCTGGCGTGGCGGTGATTACACCGAACCCGAAAACATCCGGTGGCGCGCAGTGGAATTATCTGGCGGCATGGCAATACGGCAAGCGCAAGTTCGACGACGAAGGCAAAGTGAAGGAATTCGTCAGCAACATTTATAAAAATGTACCGGTACTGGATTCCGGCGCGCGTGGATCAACCACCACATTCGTCGAACGCGGTGTCGGCGATGTGTTCATTTCCTGGGAAAACGAAGCCTTTTTGGCGCTGAAGGAATATGGCGCGGAAAAATTCGAAATTGTCATTCCATCGCTCAGCATTCTAGCCGAACCACCCGTCGCGATCGTCGATAAAGTGGTCGACAAACGCGGCACGCGCCAAGTCGCGGAAGCTTATCTGGAGTACCTCTATTCCGAAGCAGGCCAGGAAATTGCCGCCAAGCATTTTTACCGCCCTACGCATCCTGGCGTGGCTGAAAAGTATGCCGCCAAATTCCCCAAAATCGAATTATTCAAAATCGATGAGGCGTTCGGCGGGTGGAAAAATGCACACAAAGCCCACTTCGCCGATGGCGGCACATTCGATCAGATTTATCTGAAGTAATGACAACATAGCGCGCTGCGGCGCGCTAACAAACAAAGAGGATTCAACATGACCGTTCTTATCGTGGGTGGAGATTACGTGGCATCGTTCAAGCAGCTGATTGCCACGCAACACAATGCACGCATCGAGCATTGGAGCGGCCGCGCAAAAGGCTTTAATAAGCGGCAGCTTCCACATGAAACACAATTGATCATCGTTATTTGCGACTTCATTAATCATAACTTTGCCAATTCGATCAAAGAGCAAGCGAATCGCAATGGTATTCCGCTTGTTTATTGCCATCGTTCTGTTAATGAATTGAAACGCAAATTAAAGGATATCTACCCAACCGATAAGGACAGTTGTTGTAACAGTTTTGGTGAAAAAAGAAATCCAACACACAGATATCACTAACCAGTTCAATTGCAGCCTATAGAAACATCTCAAGTCTGTAACAGAACCATTGTTTTCTCTGTCTATGCTTAGCAGCATTCATTTCCATGAAGATAATTCCATGAATACAGCAGCACAAAAAACTTTTACAGCCTTCGAGGAATTTGAGCTTATCCATTCCGCCACCGGCTCTGCATTAAAACGCCCTGACAACGGCTGGATCAGCGGATATTTTCATCAATACGCGGTGCGAATTAAGCTACTCTCCACGATCGAAACAACCGCGTTGCCGCTCGTTTCAGAATTACTATATACTCATCTTGCTGATAAAGATGGTTGTTGTAACAGCCTGCTTGAAAAAAGAAATATCTTAAGCACGTAATAAAACAACCGGCTTTCTCTGTCTGCGCATTGCAGTTCATTTCTATGGAGATAATTCCATGAATTCATCAGCACAAAAAACATTTACCGCTCTCGAAGAATTTGAGCTCATCAATTCCGCCACCGACTACGCTTTAAAACGCGCCGACAACGGCTGGATCAGCGGATATTTTTATCAATGCGAATTAACCAGCGTTTTTCAACCCATTTTTAGCATCGATTTGGGCAAAACCATCGCACATGCCGCGTATGTGCGCTCCAAGTCCAACGAAGAAATTGCACTCTGGCCATGGCAAGTGTTCGCTATGGCGTCAAAAGACGATCAATTGATCGAATTGGATCGCTTATGCCGGGCGATTCATGCACTGAATTATTATTTCAATCATATATCCCGGTCGGACAATTTGTTTGTCGAAGTTCACCCGCGTCTGCTGGAGAGCGTCAAGGACGATCACGGCCGCGCATTTGAGAATTTTCTCGATCTGATCGGCGTGAAAACCTCGCGCGTCGTCATCGAAATTCCGGCTATCGTCAACCGCAACTGGAAATTGCTGCAGCATGTCATCGGTAATTACCGCTCGCGCGGTTACCGGATTGCCGCCAACTATTCCGGCAGCAGCAGCGATTGGATGGCGGAACTGGGCAGTTTGTATCCGGATGTGGTGCGAATCGCGGCCAGCGATCTGATGCGCCATGAAACCATTTCCGGACTGGCGGATACCGTCCATAGCTTCGGCGCAAGTTTGCTGGTACGGGACATCGAAACAGTGGAACAGTTAACGGCCGCTAAACGCACCGAAGCCGATTATCTGCAAGGCAATCTGCTCGGCAAACCGGCATCCGTGATCAAAACATCCGAGCTGACGGCTGCTTCAAGACCGGATAATTAAAACAAAAGGAGAACATCCATACGTCATCTTTTCAACTCGTTTCACAAGCCTGAAGCAGTACACGTTGCAACATTATTGACTTAATCCAAGGAGAATCACAATGACCGATATTCATCAAGGAAACACCGCATTAGGTGACGTAGCCGCCCGCACGCTTGCCAATGCCACAAAAACTGTCCCGATGATGGGAACCATCACGCCGCGCTGGCTAACCCACTTATTGCATTGGGTGCCGGTCGAGGCGGGTATTTATCGCGTGAACAAAGTGAAAGACCCCGATCAGGTGGAAGTCGATTGCTCTGCCAAGGATGAACGCGAATTACCCGCGACATTCGTGGATTATGAAGAATGGGGACGGGAATATGTGTTGAGTGCGGTCAATACCGTGCTGGACGTACATACCCGCGTTTCCGATCTGTACAGCAGCCCGCACAATCAAATCCGCGAACAGTTACGTTTAACCATTGAAACAGCCAAAGAACGCCAGGAAAGCGAGCTGATCAATAACAAAGAATATGGGTTGCTCAATAATGCGGCCAAATCGATGCGGGTGAAAACACGCACAGGCGCACCCACACCGGATGATTTGGATGAACTGATTGCGCGCGTGTGGAAAGAACCTGCTTTCTTTTTAGCGCACCCGCAAGCGATCGCCGCGTTTGGCCGTGAATGTACCCGCCGCGGCGTCCCGCCTCCAACCGTAACGCTGTTTGGTTCACAATTCCTGACTTGGCGCGGCATTCCATTGATTCCGAGCAACAAGTTCAATATCACCGGTGGTAAAACCAGTATCATCCTGCTGCGCACGGGTGAAAGCCGCCAAGGCGTGGTTGGACTCTATCAACCGGATTTACCGGGCCAGCAAGGCATGGGATTGTCGGTGCGCTTCATGGGCATCAATCACAAGGCGATCGCTTCTTATCTGGTTTCTCTCTATTGCTCGCTGGCAGTATTGACCGAGGATGCGCTCGGCGTACTCGAAAATGTCGAAGTGGGTAAATATCATGAGTACAAGTAATCTCGATCATCCCACAGGCGAAAGCTTGGATGCGGCATCCAGCTATCTGCCGGATGTCGAGTTACTGACCCGCATGGCCAACGAAATGTTTTCCGCTTTGCCCAATGCAACGCCTGCCGCAGGCGTACCGTCCTCTGCGGCAGGCACATCCGCGGCCGCATCACCGTCTGCGCTGGAAATTCCCGCATTCCCCGCGGATCATCCGCGTGCGGGGAGTTCTGTGTACGCTTCAGCCATTCCATTACCATTCGAGGATGAACTCAACACTTTGCTTTCATCGGCAAAAGAGAGTTATTCCGCTGTGCCCGGCCTAACGCAAACGGCTGGCGCTCCCTCTGCGGAAGCGCTCACGGCTGCACCGCTGCCAGCGCCGGAAATTTCCGCAGTGAGCGTGGATCATTTCAATCTGGCCACTTCCCCTATTCCATCGGTCATCCCGCTACCGTTTGAAGAAGAATTACGCACGCTCTTCACACCAGCGCAGAAAGCTACGCTTGCACATACCACCATCCCGGCCAATCCAAGCCAGGCATCGTCATTCTATTTTCTCGACAGCATCGCATCACCAGCGACGGGCACGCCGCTACCGTCCTATGCGGCCGCGCATCCGCCGTTCGATGTGAATGCCATCCGCCGCGATTTTCCGATACTGAAAGAACTAGTGCATGGCCGTCCGCTGGTTTGGCTGGACAATGCCGCGACGACACAGAAACCGCAATCAGTCATCGACCGCCTCAGCTACTTTTATCAACACGAAAACTCCAACATCCATCGCGCCGCGCATGAATTGGCGGCACGCGCGACCGATGCCTACGAAGATGCGCGCAAGAAAGTCCGTCATTTCCTGAATGCGTCATCCGTCGATGAGATTGTCTTTGTCCGCGGCACCACCGAAGGTATCAATCTCGTCGCACAAAGCTGGGGGCGACAACATATCAATGAAGGCGACGAAATCGTCATCTCCTGGCTGGAGCATCACGCCAATATCGTGCCGTGGCAGCAGCTGTGTACCGAGAAAGGCGCCAAATTGCGCGTTGCGCCCGTGGATGATCACGGCCAGATATTGCTGGATGAGTATCAAAAACTGCTGAACTCACGCACCAAGCTGGTGGCATTCTCGCAAGTCTCGAATGCGCTGGGTACGATCACACCGGCGCAGCAAATGATCGCGATGGCACACCGCGTTGGCGCGCGCGTGCTGTTGGACGGCGCGCAATCGGTTTCACACATGCGCGTCGATGTGCAGCAGCTCGATTGCGACTGGTTCGTTTTTTCCGGTCATAAGGTATTCGCTCCAACCGGGATCGGCGCACTGTTCGGCAAATTAGAATTGCTCAATTCCATGCCGCCTTGGCAGGGTGGGGGCAATATGATTCAGGATGTCACCTTTGAAAAAACCATTTATCATGCGGCACCCGCCCGTTTTGAAGCCGGTACCGGCAATATCGCCGATGCCGTCGGATTGGGCGCAGCGATCGATTACGTTCAGCGCATCGGTCTTGAAAACATCAGCCGCTATGAACATCAGCTGCTGGTTTATGCGACACGCGGCCTCAGTACGATTCCGGGTTTGCGCCTGATCGGCACTGCCGCGGAAAAAGCGGGCGTGCTATCTTTTGTGCTGAAGGGATTCAGTTCCGAAGAAGTCGGCGCAGCGTTAAACCGCGAAGGTATCGCCGTGCGTTCCGGCCATCACTGCGCACAGCCGATTTTGCGCCGCTTTGGCCTGGAAACCACGGTTCGTCCGTCATTGGCGCTGTACAATACCTGTGCGGATATCGATTTTCTGGTCGCCGCACTGCGCCGTATCCAAAGCGGACGCACGAGCTTTTGATGATGGATTAATCTAAATCAACACAAGGAATTCTTAATTGAGCAGTTTCAAGCAATACAGTATTTTGCCAGGTTTCAATCTGGCATTGGGATTCACACTGTTGTATCTCAGTCTGATCGTTTTGATTCCGTTGTCGGCCGCGTTCATTCGTACCGCCGAATTGACGTGGCCGGAATTCTGGTCGATTGTTACCACCCCGCGCGTGCTGGCTTCTTACCGGTTGACATTCGGCGCATCGTTCGCGGCCGCCACTGTCAATGCCTTTTTCGGTTTGTTGGTCGCGTGGGTGCTGGTGCGTTATCATTTTCCCGGCAAGAAAATAGTTGATGCCTTGGTGGATCTCCCCTTCGCCCTGCCGACTGCGGTAGCGGGTATCGCACTGACAGCGCTGTATGCCGGCAATGGTTGGATCGGACAGTTTCTTGAGCCGCTCGGCATCAAAGTGGCTTTCACGCCACTGGGGATTTTCGTAGCGTTGACTTTTATCGGTCTGCCGTTTGTAGTACGCACCGTGCAGCCGGTGCTCGAAGATATCGAAACCGAGCTGGAGGAAGCGGCTGCAACGCTCGGCGCCAACCGCTGGCAAACCTTTACGCGGGTGATTTTCCCGGCACTCTATCCCGCCTTAATGACCGGTTTTGCGCTGGCTTTTGCACGCGCAATCGGCGAGTACGGCTCGGTGATTTTTATCGCCGGGAATATGCCAATGATTTCCGAAATCACACCGCTGCTGATTATCACCAAATTGGAACAGTATGACTATGCCGGGGCCACGGCCTTGTCGGTCGTGATGCTGGTGATTTCTTTCACGCTGTTATTGATTATTAACTTATTGCAATGGTGGAGCCGACGCCGCAGCATGCAAGCTTGAGAACCATAATGACTACAACGATTACATTCCCCTTAACTGGTAAAACCTTCCGGCAGCGCGCCACACAGGAGCCTGCTTGGGTGCGCCGCTCCTTGATCGGCTTGGCGCTGGTATTTCTAACCCTCTTTTTGTTTGTGCCGCTGATTTCGGTCTTCTACGAAGCTTTGAAAAAGGGCGTGGAAGTTTACGTCGCGGCGATCACCGATCCCGATGCGGTTTCCGCCATCAAACTGACGCTGCTGGTAGCAGCCATTGCAGTGCCTTTGAATCTGATATTCGGTATCGCGGCGGCCTGGTCCATCGCCAAGTTTGAATTTCGCGGCAAGAATCTGCTGATCACGTTGATCGATCTGCCTTTCTCAGTCTCGCCGGTGGTTTCCGGGTTGATTTACGTGCTCGTGTTTGGCTTGCAGGGATGGCTGGGGCCGTGGCTGGCGGAGCACGATCTGAAAATTATCTTTGCCGTTCCCGGTATCGTGTTAGCCACCGTGTTTGTAACGGTACCGTTCATCGCACGCGAATTGATTCCACTGATGCAAGCACAGGGCACCGAGGAAGAGGAAGCGGCCGTTGTGCTGGGCGCCAGCGGCTGGCAGACTTTCTATCATGTGACGCTGCCGAATATCAAATGGGGTTTGCTGTACGGCGCTATTCTGTGTAACGCCCGGGCGATGGGTGAATTTGGCGCGGTATCGGTGGTATCCGGCCATATTCGCGGCAGCACCAATACCATGCCGCTGCACGTCGAAATTCTCTATAACGAATATAACTTCGCCGCTGCGTTCGCGGTCGCTTCGCTGCTCGCCTTGCTGGCGCTGGTAACGCTGGTGCTAAAAACACTGGTTGAATTTCGTAATAAACAACACCAAAAACAACGAGGTCTCGAATGAGCATTGAAGTGATTAGTCTCTCCAAACAATTCGGCACGTTTACCGCACTGCATGATGTCAGTTTACAAGTGCAATCCGGTGAATTGCTGGCGTTACTGGGGCCTTCGGGTTCCGGCAAAACCACGCTGCTGCGTGTGATCGCCGGACTGGAAACCGCCGATAGCGGCCAGGTATTATTTCATGGCGAAGACGCAACCGATCAGCATGTGCGTGACCGCCAAGTCGGATTCGTCTTCCAGCATTATGCCTTGTTCCGCAACATGACAATTTTCGAGAATGTCGCCTTCGGTTTAAATGTGCGTCCGAAGAAATTCCGCCCTTCCAAAGAGGAAATCCATGACCGCGTGATGAAATTATTGCATTTGGTGCAGCTGGATTGGCTGGCGGACCGCTATCCGCACCAGCTTTCCGGCGGCCAGCGCCAGCGTATTGCTTTGGCGCGGGCACTGGCAGTGGAACCGAAAGTGTTATTGCTTGATGAGCCTTTCGGCGCATTGGATGCCAAGGTGCGCAAGGAACTGCGCTCCTGGCTCCGCAGATTGCACGATGACATGCACATTACCAGTGTATTTGTCACACACGATCAGGAAGAAGCACTGGAAGTCGCTGACCGGGTTGTCGTCATGAACGAAGGCCGGATTGAGCAAATCGGCACACCGGATGAAGTGTACGAGCAGCCTGCCAGTCCGTTCGTGTACGAGTTCCTTGGCAACGTTAATTTATTCCATAGCCGCTTGCATCGCGGCCGTGCCTGGATCGGCGATCTGGAAGTCGATGCACCGGAGCACGCGGAAGCGGAAGAACTGGCCGCCATTGCTTATGTCCGTCCGCATGAAATCGAAGTCGAGCGCACCCAAAATGGTGAAGCGGCGCTGGCGGCGCAGATTGTTCATATTCTATCGGTAGGTCCGATTGTCAGGCTGGAGCTGGTACGCGAGAACGACAAAGATAGGCACCCGGTGCACGCTGAAATCAGCAAGGAGCGCTTTCGCGAATTGCAGCTCACCAAGGGAGAGAAAGTCTTTATCAAACCCAAACGGCTTGATTTGTTCCCCAGCTATCCGCAAAGCCAATTGAAACATTAATGCATGACATTAAAAAACAGATTGAACAAAATGGATTGAAGTCATGACAACCGAACTCAAAACACAGGACACAACTGAACCGGAAATCAATCGTATGGAAATCGATCATATTGTTTCCCAATTACGTGCGTTACGTGTGGCCTCCCTGGAGCACCGTCAGCGGCTTAACAAGCCTCCCAAACTGCCTTCACGAAAAGTCCTGGCATCGATCATTGAACGGTTAAGTGCGGCGTTGTTTCCGAATCGTTTGGGCACACCCAGCATTTCCGATGAAGGAATCGATTACTACGTAGGACATACCCTGGATGTTACATTACGCGACCTGATCGATCAGATTCACCACGAATTGTTTTTTGTCTCGGGGCAGGAAATTGCCGGTCCGTCGATTCGTGAACATGCTGCGAGCATTGCCAATACATTTGCCCAGCAATTACCCAAAATCCGCAGTCTGCTGGAAAATGACATCCGCGCAGCTTATGAAGGCGATCCGGCAGCACGTAGCATTGACGATGTATTAGTGTGCTACCCGGGGATTACTGCGATTATTCACCACCGCATCGCGCATGAGTTGAACCAGCTGGGCGTGCCGCTGATCGCACGCATGATGTCGGAAATCGCTCACTCACTCACCGGCATAGAAATCCATCCGGGCGCACAGATAGGCGATAGTTTCTTTATTGATCATGGAACCGGCGTAGTGATCGGCGAGACTACGGTCATTGGCCGCAATGTGCGGTTGTATCAGGCTGTCACCCTCGGTGCCAAGCGCTTCCCCGTCGATGAACACGGCATTCTGGTGAAAGGCAATCTGCGTCATCCCATCGTTGAAGACGATGTGGTGATCTATGCCGGCGCTACGATTCTCGGTCGTATCACCATCGGCCGCGGCTCAACGATCGGAGGCAATGTCTGGCTGACACACAGCATCCCGCCGGAAAGTCACGTCACGCAAGCGCAAATTCGTACGGATGTAATCGCAGCCGGTACCGGAACTTAGAATTCTTTGTATTTGAATCCCGTCACAGGTAAGGCGAATATTTCCTCAATGCGCTCAATGAGATGCAAATATTAATTGATCTGAGAATTCACCTGCGGCTATTTTTTCCAGCAATTTTTTCGCTTTCTCACTGACCCCCGCCCCATGTTGCAGATAAGATTGCGCCGCCAGCGCGGGTGAATAATCACTGACCGTATATCCCTGCGTATTGATTTCTTGCTGCGATATCGTTGTCACTGTCAGTTTTCCTTTTCCTAGCTTGATCACAAGCAGCTTCTTTCCACTCGCCCCCGCAATGATTGCAGTATGTCGATGTCGATTGATAATCACAGTTGGTTGCATTTTTGTCGGTCTCAAACAGTCAATAGCGTATACGCATACGATACCACTGTTCATCGCCCGGAATCTTCATTCACACCTAAGTAAAAATGTTTATTCATTCTTGGCCTGCATTTTCTTGACCAAAACGTACAGCATCTCTATAATCCACCCTTCGTTTCTGAAGTGATTCCAGTCACACAGCAACTTCTTATTGCGGGAATAGCTCAGTGGTAGAGCACAACCTTGCCAAGGTTGGGGTCGCGAGTTCGAGCCTCGTTTCCCGCTCCATTCTTTCTGTGGAATGGCTCTTTGAAATTTTACTTGCTGGGAATCGAATAATTACTCCTGACCGGCTTTTTTCCGTAGGATTAAAAGACATTTAGAAGTTATGCAATAATGGCGGGGTGGCAGAGTGGTCATGCAGCGGCCTGCAAAGCCGTCTACGCCGGTTCGATTCCGACCCCCGCCTCCACCGATCTGATATTTCCATAGCCCGGGTGGTGAAATTGGTAGACACAAGGGACTTAAAATCCCTCGGGCCTAAAACGCCCGTGCCGGTTCGATTCCGGCTCCGGGCACCAATAATCAATAAACTAGACTTATTTCATCTATCAAAAAATCTCCCTTTCTGTTCCGCAATTCTGAAAAATACAGATCAATTTGACCAACAAAACCATCTGAACGCAGAATTCGTGCAAATGCTCAAAGCACCTCTCAAAGCAGATAGCCACGCGCC
The DNA window shown above is from Nitrosomonas sp. Is35 and carries:
- the epsC gene encoding serine O-acetyltransferase EpsC → MTTELKTQDTTEPEINRMEIDHIVSQLRALRVASLEHRQRLNKPPKLPSRKVLASIIERLSAALFPNRLGTPSISDEGIDYYVGHTLDVTLRDLIDQIHHELFFVSGQEIAGPSIREHAASIANTFAQQLPKIRSLLENDIRAAYEGDPAARSIDDVLVCYPGITAIIHHRIAHELNQLGVPLIARMMSEIAHSLTGIEIHPGAQIGDSFFIDHGTGVVIGETTVIGRNVRLYQAVTLGAKRFPVDEHGILVKGNLRHPIVEDDVVIYAGATILGRITIGRGSTIGGNVWLTHSIPPESHVTQAQIRTDVIAAGTGT